The segment GGCGCGACGTGGTCCATCGACCCTTCCTGGGTGGCTCTCGCAGACCCGATGAAGGTCAACGCTCTCCAGGTGACCAACACCAAGTTGTGGATCGGGGTGGGCAAAGATGACGATTCCGACCCAAACCACCGGGGACTCTATTACAAGGGCGGTAGCTTGGCGGGCTGCGGCACGGGCACTTTCTACGCGGTCTCCACGGGCACTGCGATCGATTCCGCGATCGTCTACGACCTGGGTGGGCCCACGACTTCCCCAATCTACGTTGCCTCCTCCGCCGGCCTCTTTCGGGGAGAACTCTCGAGCGGAGTCTGGACGTGGACCGACATCTCGGGCTCTCTGGGGTTGCCCACGGCGTCGCCCTGGCGGGCGGTGACCTACAATCCATCTCCAACCAGTCCTTGCGCCGAAGAGTTCTACGGTGCCACCGGCGACCAGATCTTCCGGATCAGGGAATGCGGTTCGGGCTACGTCTCGACCCTGATCTCGCCCGCGCCCTTCGAAGACGTCCACGCCCTGCTCTGGGACGAACTCGTGGTCGGCACGGCCGGTGGACTCTGGAGCCTGGGCCACGCCAGCAAAGATGTGACCAGCTGTCGGGCCTCCTTCGACAAAGCACGCGACAAGTACATGACCGACGCAACGAAGATCGGGCTGGGCTGTCGGGTGCGGGAGCTCGAAGGAGGGGGGACGTGTCCAGATTCGGTCGCTACGGCCTCAATCGCGAAAGCCGAGAGTCGGATCGATCTTTCCAAGAAGTGCAGCGACGGTCTCGTCGCCGGTCTTTCGGATTCCTGGGACGGCCTGTGTCGGGGCGTAGCCAACGTCGAAGATCTCGAAACCTGCCTGGTGTCGCAAGTCGATGACTCGGCCGAGGAAGCTCTCGCCGGGTACTTCGGTGCGAGCGGGACTACAACCGCGACGTCCGACGGTTCTTGCGAGGAGTCTCTCGGAAAGGCCTACGGTAGGGTCCTGAAGATCGGCCTCAAAGCCATCTCGAAGTGCGAGCGGAAAATCGACAAGGACAAAGAGACGAATTGTCCGAATGCGGAGGTCGAGGCCCTGATCGCAAAACAGGGCACCAAGGCCCTGCGCAAGATCAGCCGGTCCTGCACGGATGCCAACGCAGTCGCCCTCGAAGCCCGCGGACTTCCCGACGGTTGCGTGGGGGTGAATACCGTCGCCTCGATGCATGCGTGCTTGATGGATGCATCGGGCGAACTCATCAGTGCACTCGTCTCGCCCGCGGAGACCGAGTTCTGATTCCACGCGAAAGTGAAGGACGGGTCGCGCGGACGAACCGTCCTCCGTGTCGGTGCGGGCGCAGAGCAGCAGGCGGCTCCCGGCTGCCTGCCTGCCCTGCGCCCGACGCCGGCAAATGGGCGCGCGCCTCTCCCCCGGGAGGCGCGCGTCTACCCTTGTCGGAGCCCCAGTCGCGATCAGGACTTGCGCAAGCCCAGGTCGCGGACCATGCGGGTCAGACTCGGGCGATGGATGCCCAGGACCTCGGCTGCCTTGCGCTGGTTCCCATCGCTTCGCCGCAAGGCTTCTTCAATCAGTGCCCGCTTGTAGGCGGTCAGCAGATCCGCCATCGACTCGTCTCCGAGGACGCTGCCGGCCAGGGATTCGAGATTGGACGGGCGTTCCCCGTCCGACCCGGGAATGCCCGCCGACAAGGGCCCACTCAGCCGCAAGACCGGACCGCTTTCGAGCACGAGAGCCCGCTCTACGACATTGCGCAGTTCACGGATGTTGCCCGGCCAAGCATGCCTTCGCATCTCGGCCAGTGCGCCGGCACTGACCTCGGTGATCTCGCGCCCAGTTCGCCGACCCAGAGTGCTCGCGAGGTGCGCGACCAGAGGTTCGAGATCGTCGAGTCGCTCGCGCAACGGAGGGAGGCGGATCGGCACCACCGCGATTCGGTAGAAAAGGTCCGCCCGGAAGCGGCCCGCCCTCACCTCTTGTTCGAGATCGCAATTGGTAGCCGCCACGACCCGAACATCGACCTTGCGAACTCGGTTGCTGCCGAGACGCTGGACTTCCCCCTCCTGAAGGGCCCGCAGGAGCTTCGCTTGAACCCCGAGGCTCAGAGTATCCACGTCGTCGAAGAAGAGGGTTCCGCCGTCCGCGATTTCGAAACGCCCCTCGCGAGCACGGTCGGCTCCGGTGAAGGCGCCTCGCTCATGGCCGAAGAGCTCGCTTTCGAGAAGCGCTTCGGGGAGTGCCGCACATGCGAGTTTGACCAGGACCCGGTCGGACCGTCGGCTGGCCCCGTGAAGCGTTCGGACCGCAAGCTCCTTTCCCGTTCCAGTCTCCCCGATGATGAGCACCGACGAATCGGTGTCTGCGACCCGACGGAGTTGAGAGAGGGCGCCGCGCACACCTTCACTCCGCCCGATCATCTCCGAGTCGGCGAAGTCCTGGTCCACCTCCGCTCGCAGGTAGAGGTTCTCTCCTTCGAGCCGCTGCTGCAGCGCCTGAACCTGGTCCATACGCCACGCGTTCTCCACTGCGATCCCGACGGTCCCGCCGAGATCGTACAGGAGTTGGACGTCGTCGGGATGATGCGATCTTCCGTCTGAACGACGACCGACCAGGAGTCCGCCAACCACACCTCCCGGAACACCCACAGGTACGACGACTTCGGCGCCCAAATGGCTCGCCCGGTCTGCGGCCGCCGGGGAACGAGGGTGACCCGCTTCGATTCCACCGACGTCGCAGAGGGCTGCGTGGAGCGGGTCACCCGGTTCCAGGTCGATTCGCAGCCGACCGGGCAATGGATCAACCTCCTCGAGGGTGCCGTCGGCTCCCCCGCGCACGAGGCAGAGAGGCGCGTCGTCGAGCAGCAGACCGACGTCGCGGCGCAGGAAGGCCACCAGTGCTTCGCTGTCCCGAAGCCGGCCGACTTCCGAAGTAATAGAGCGCAGCGATTCCCGGGTTCTCTTCTCC is part of the Candidatus Binatia bacterium genome and harbors:
- a CDS encoding sigma 54-interacting transcriptional regulator; this encodes MVEATGTTGPDRASRARQRRLVGLGLLASALALALGIFALAEAYGKRWSGLALFATGDVGPRVLASPEAYPRLREVVPGTRLVEVAGHPLSKADDIFSILGEFRPGTEVEHVFRTRDGRILRVPLVVSDFGIEDILGIYLPVSLAGILFLLGGAIPSLAQPDIATARVLAATVIGLAGNFAFLLPDYFLGHAYSPFSFLFAAVGLPAFLHFALQFPRERWPLTRWPRGALVAIYGVSTLFWVVFGYAFETRATFLFDLEGIEVVFILLCLFTLLANLITAAWQHEDLAARNVARLVLPSTGLFLIGSVSLAGTTWGLVEIYLPPGLFLLPISFLAVALAYGMVGYDLFELDRDARHLLARGGLLMGALALLFILLVVLQLWVRPSLAWAVAGGITLLTTSAVPIVTSFYSRVDQAVEEALFPQEKRTRESLRSITSEVGRLRDSEALVAFLRRDVGLLLDDAPLCLVRGGADGTLEEVDPLPGRLRIDLEPGDPLHAALCDVGGIEAGHPRSPAAADRASHLGAEVVVPVGVPGGVVGGLLVGRRSDGRSHHPDDVQLLYDLGGTVGIAVENAWRMDQVQALQQRLEGENLYLRAEVDQDFADSEMIGRSEGVRGALSQLRRVADTDSSVLIIGETGTGKELAVRTLHGASRRSDRVLVKLACAALPEALLESELFGHERGAFTGADRAREGRFEIADGGTLFFDDVDTLSLGVQAKLLRALQEGEVQRLGSNRVRKVDVRVVAATNCDLEQEVRAGRFRADLFYRIAVVPIRLPPLRERLDDLEPLVAHLASTLGRRTGREITEVSAGALAEMRRHAWPGNIRELRNVVERALVLESGPVLRLSGPLSAGIPGSDGERPSNLESLAGSVLGDESMADLLTAYKRALIEEALRRSDGNQRKAAEVLGIHRPSLTRMVRDLGLRKS